Genomic DNA from Mycolicibacterium helvum:
TGGGTGGCACTGGGCGGGCTGGCGCTGGCGTTGTCCATCGGCGCGGGGATCCTGGTGAATCGCCGACTGCCCGCGTGACGCATGCCTGACAGCCGAAGGCCTGCCCTTCCGCCTGGATGATCGCTCCACCCATCGAATTCACAGCACATTCCTAGGTGTTGTGCAGCGTTTGCCTTCGCTGAACGGTCGGATTCCCGGCCAGCCTGCGCCGGCGCGGCAAGAACTCGAGGGTGAGCAGGACGACAAGCGCCGAAGGAATATGGCGTAGCGATACGAGCACATACCGCCGTCGTCCTAGCGCATGGAATTTACCCAGGTAGCGGTAGAGGGCCTCGAGTCGGATCAGCAGGCTTCCCAAAGAGATCACCCGGTAATAGAAGTCCTCGAGCGACGTCCGCTGCCGCTCATCGAACAGCTCGGGAAAAGCAGCGAAGGCCAGCGAAAGCCTTTGAGTTCCTTGGCCCTTGCACCACTCGATCATGTCGACGGTCAATCGCTCATCGATGCCGTTTGGCGAGCCGGGCCGGCGCCAGGAGACGTCGAGGGACACATCGCTTCCGCCGCCGGCCACCAGGTAGCGTTGGAAGCCTTGGATCCTTCCCGTTCGTTCACGCCCGATCATCAACAGAACGCCGGGGTATCGGCCCTCCAAAGCGGCGTCCAGGATCATCGAGAACCCCCGCTCCCAGCGGGCGCCGCGGTGCGAGGCGTAGAGCACCTCTGCCAGTTCGGCAGCCACCGCAGCATCCAACTCCCGTTCGGCTACCAGTTCCGTCGTCATACCGCGGTTGTGGGTACGCGAAACAGCCTGTCGCAAATTGCGATAACGCCGTCCCACCATGTCGAACCGCTGGACCTCCACGACGACGTCGCGCCCGAACGGGATCGCCGTAAGCGCCTGGCCGAGAATCCTGGCGTCGCGCCACAACGCAAGTCGATTCTCCCCGCATCCCAGCACCATGATGCGCCAGCCTCGGCTTTGACACATCGCGGCGAAATCGACGACCAAATCTGCGAACGCGGTGTGCCGTCCAACCGGGTCACCGCTGACCACCGCGAAACCCAGCCGGGCGCGATAGGCCACCGCAGCGGTGCCGTCTGAACTGAAATGGTGGCTCTTCTGCGAGTGCATTGCGAAGGGTGCCAATGGATCTCCGCGTGTCTTACCGATGAGCTTCCACACCTGCGGAAGAAGCTCAGGATCCGGCCGTGATCCTATCGGCCACACCAACGCGGCACCCCCGGCAACAAGGAGGGAATCTCCTAGCAGCCGAAACGACATCAGATGCAGGCCCAGGCCACTGACCAACAGTGCCATCGCTGCCATCGAGTGGCGCGCGGAGACCGGTCGCCCGAGGTAGATCCCACGGGCAATCAGCATGACCACCAACGTCAAAGTGATCAGCCATTCCGATCGGCTGACGAGATGGTGATGATTACCGCGCCGGCCGTCTGCCAGGAGGAACACCAGCCAGGAGAAGCCGGCGATCACCGTAATGGCGGCGAAGCGGCGCGCCCGGCGGGATTCGATATCGACCAGCACCCGCTGGCGCACAACGGACTTCACCATTCTGATGTTGCGCGCACCGCAGTATGGGGTTCCACCACTACCCCTTCCTTGGTACGGGCCCTCCTGCATCCGGAAACGGCTTCGCGAGATCGCCCACCCATCCGATCAGCCCTAGTGGTGCAGCAAACAGGGCCTTTGGCCTCTCCAAGGGAAGCCGATGGTCACGAGTTGGCCTGCGACCCGGCCACTGCGGCGTTTGCCACACCGTTCGGCCTGCAGACACCCGAGCGCCGCTGCACGACCGCAAGTCCGCCGTCGCCAGGGGCGTTGGCGATCCCGCGTGAGTGATAGGCCTCACCCGGCGCACTGGTTGGCTCAAAAGTGAATTCGCGCAGCAATGTTCGCAGGGTCACGCGCATCTCCATATTGGCGAACGCGGCCCCTATGCACCGGCGGATGCCGCCGCCGAAGGGAATCCAGGTGTAGTTGTCCGGTGGGCTGCCGACAAATCGGTCTGGGTCGAATGCCGATGGGTTCTCGAACCGGTCACGGTTAGCGTGGGCCGCGGCGATGCTGACGATCACGACACACTTCTCCGGGATCACCCACTCGCCCAACCGCATGCGCTGCAGAGTCAGCCGGGAGGTGCCGTCGATGACGGGCCGCGTCCGCTGCACTTCCCAGATCGTCGCCTGTTGCAGTTCGGAGCCGCCGGCGTCGACTTCCTCGGTCAGCCGGTCCAACAGGCGCGGGTGCCGGCGCATGCGCTCGACCAGCCAGGCCAGAGTGGTCGCCGTGGTCTCGTGGCCGGCGGTCAGCAGAGTCAGCAGTTCGTCGGCGACATGGCGATCCGAGATCGCGGATCCGTCTTCGTAGCGTGCCCGCAGCATCAGCGAGAGCACATCAGCGCGCTCTTCGAATGCCGGGTCGTTGCGGGCGTCGGCGATCAGCGAGTCGAAGATCTCGTCGTAGCGGCGCCGGTAGCGCCGCATCGCGCCGCCCGGGCTGCGCGGGCCATAATCCCGACGGAATAGCTTGGGCAGAATGGCCAGGCGGGAGCCGACCACCACCGCCTTGGGCAGCGCTTCGCGCAGCTCATCGAACGCCGCGCCCTCGGCGCCGAATACCGCACGCAGGATCGCGTTGAGCGTGATGTGCATCATCGACGGCAACGTCTCGAACTCGACCCCGTCGGGCCAGCCCGCGATCTCGCGCATCACCTCCTCTTCGACGATGGCTTCATAGCCCTGCATCCGCTTGCCGTGAAACGGCGGGACCAGCAGTTTGCGCCGCTCGCGGTGTTCGTCGCCGTCCAGGCTGAAGGTGGAGCCCGGACCGAGCACCTCACCCAGGTTTGTCGCCCGGCC
This window encodes:
- a CDS encoding cytochrome P450; protein product: MAQVTSDPIRLPPGPHTPRWIQGLQFVSSRRAAVGDLTRRYGSAVTLNLPIFGKAVLISEPSLVKDLFTTGGDLVGRATNLGEVLGPGSTFSLDGDEHRERRKLLVPPFHGKRMQGYEAIVEEEVMREIAGWPDGVEFETLPSMMHITLNAILRAVFGAEGAAFDELREALPKAVVVGSRLAILPKLFRRDYGPRSPGGAMRRYRRRYDEIFDSLIADARNDPAFEERADVLSLMLRARYEDGSAISDRHVADELLTLLTAGHETTATTLAWLVERMRRHPRLLDRLTEEVDAGGSELQQATIWEVQRTRPVIDGTSRLTLQRMRLGEWVIPEKCVVIVSIAAAHANRDRFENPSAFDPDRFVGSPPDNYTWIPFGGGIRRCIGAAFANMEMRVTLRTLLREFTFEPTSAPGEAYHSRGIANAPGDGGLAVVQRRSGVCRPNGVANAAVAGSQANS
- a CDS encoding bifunctional lysylphosphatidylglycerol flippase/synthetase MprF produces the protein MVKSVVRQRVLVDIESRRARRFAAITVIAGFSWLVFLLADGRRGNHHHLVSRSEWLITLTLVVMLIARGIYLGRPVSARHSMAAMALLVSGLGLHLMSFRLLGDSLLVAGGAALVWPIGSRPDPELLPQVWKLIGKTRGDPLAPFAMHSQKSHHFSSDGTAAVAYRARLGFAVVSGDPVGRHTAFADLVVDFAAMCQSRGWRIMVLGCGENRLALWRDARILGQALTAIPFGRDVVVEVQRFDMVGRRYRNLRQAVSRTHNRGMTTELVAERELDAAVAAELAEVLYASHRGARWERGFSMILDAALEGRYPGVLLMIGRERTGRIQGFQRYLVAGGGSDVSLDVSWRRPGSPNGIDERLTVDMIEWCKGQGTQRLSLAFAAFPELFDERQRTSLEDFYYRVISLGSLLIRLEALYRYLGKFHALGRRRYVLVSLRHIPSALVVLLTLEFLPRRRRLAGNPTVQRRQTLHNT